From a region of the Malania oleifera isolate guangnan ecotype guangnan chromosome 12, ASM2987363v1, whole genome shotgun sequence genome:
- the LOC131143855 gene encoding uncharacterized protein LOC131143855 has product MVHKGHRNIPSAPPSSSSIHTTSVQLAEDTPSWFVPFFNHYTTFSGDMRSGLGILQEKVTSIETHYSQIDKWVEKIEQQLASSSKGKSPMSISSATSSEDESREQEEGEDDSDQEEGQNESEEQEKEDESENMEASD; this is encoded by the coding sequence ATGGttcataaaggacataggaataTCCCATCTGCACCACCTTCATCCTCATCTATCCACACAACTTCAGTTCAACTTGCTGAAgacactccttcatggtttgttccatttttcaACCATTATACGACATTCAGTGGTGATATGAGATCTGGTCTTGGTATTTTGCAAGAAAAGGTTACGTCCATAGAAACCCACTATTCACAAATTGATAAATgggttgaaaagattgagcaacaaTTAGCTAGCTCCTCgaaaggaaaatctcctatgagtatcagCTCTGCTACTTCTAGTGAGGATGAATCTAGAGagcaagaagaaggagaagatgacagTGATCAAGAGGAAGGACAGAATGAATCTGaagaacaagaaaaagaagatgaaagtgaaaatatggaagcttCTGACTGA